The Pantoea sp. Aalb DNA window TTTCAAAGAAATAAAGAGATTTTTGTAGATTATTAATTATTTTAACTGATAATTTATTGCGATCTATTGTCATTCCTAGTTCTTTTAAACTAATCCAATCTTGATGAATTTCTATTACCCCTGTAGTGTTCATTGCAAGGTTAATGCCAACACCAATTACAACTTGTACTATATCATCAATTTTACCGCTAACCTCAACTAAGATACCGGCTAATTTACGGTCATATAAATAAATATCGTTAGGCCATTTTACTTTTATGTTAGGTACTCCTAATGACTGAATTACTTCTGTGATTACAATCCCAATAATTAAACTAAGTCCAATTGTTGTTACTGGTTTTTGTTTAAAGCACCAATACATTGATAAATATAGGTTAACTCCAAAAGGAGAAAACCAAATTTTCCCACGGCGACCACGTCCTTCTTTTTGATATTCTGATATACAAACATCCCCAGAAGAAAGAGTATCAATACGATCTAATAAATATTGATTAGTTGAATTAATTATTGGAATAATTGATATATTTTGTTTACTAAGATTGATATATGGTAAAATTTCTTTTTTATTCAACAACTGAAAAGGTGAAGATAAAATATAACCTTTACCACTAATATGATAAATATTTAAACCCCAAATTTTTAAAAATTGAATATAATTATTGATGGTCCTACAATTTATACCTAAATATTTTTCTAATTGCTCATTTGAATAATATCTACCGTCAGCCAAAAAAGTTATTAATTTTAATAGTACATTATAATTTTTCATGAAATAACCTCAACAGCATTACATTCTCCATAAGCATTTATAAAATGTACTTCTGGCTCTAGCCAAATATTAAATTTTTCTCCAACTTTATTTCTTACTTGATGAGCTAATGAAACAATGTCATTAGGTGTTGCATGATGTTCATTAATTAATACTAATGCTTGTTTGTGATATACTGCAGCACCACCAACTCTATGTCCTTTTAAGTTACATTGATCAATTAACCAACCGGCTGCTATTTTTATATCCCCATTCGCTTGGGGATAATATGGTACATTTGGCCATCGATTGAGTAATGTAATGATATGTTTATCCTTAATGAAAGGATTTTTAAAGAAACTACCAACGTTTCCTATTACACTTGGATCTGGAAGTTTACTTTGACGTATGTGACAAAC harbors:
- the birA gene encoding bifunctional biotin--[acetyl-CoA-carboxylase] ligase/biotin operon repressor BirA, giving the protein MKNYNVLLKLITFLADGRYYSNEQLEKYLGINCRTINNYIQFLKIWGLNIYHISGKGYILSSPFQLLNKKEILPYINLSKQNISIIPIINSTNQYLLDRIDTLSSGDVCISEYQKEGRGRRGKIWFSPFGVNLYLSMYWCFKQKPVTTIGLSLIIGIVITEVIQSLGVPNIKVKWPNDIYLYDRKLAGILVEVSGKIDDIVQVVIGVGINLAMNTTGVIEIHQDWISLKELGMTIDRNKLSVKIINNLQKSLYFFEKNGLTPFISRWKILDNCMNRSVKLITETHEIYGIARGIDKQGRLLLDQNGKISTWIDGEISLRVK